Genomic segment of Anaerobacillus alkaliphilus:
GAAAAAATTCTTCAGAAGCTATTTCATACTGAACACTATAAAGGGATTGAAGATAAGCTTAGAGAAAGCGCAGCACATTTACGAAAGCAAGTAGAGCGAAGTATGCTTGAACGCAAAAGTTATATTGACCGAATTCAATCACAGGGTAACGAGAAGCTTGGAGAGTTATTACAAAGCGAGCATGTGAATATAAAAGATTTACTACAAGAGCTAAAAATGGTTATTGAGGAAGATCAAGGTAGCCTTACGAATTTTGCTAGTACGATTACTAGTAAAGAGGAGTTACGGAAGCTGATTGAAACAGAAATTCACCATGGCAACTCGCTACTAGAGCAAATGGAGCTAAAGGATCAACTACTAGAGTTAAAACAAAAGTTAGAAGCTAGACAGCCCGACTTTCAGAAGATAGTAGAGGCTATTCAGTTAGCTGAAAAAGCGGCTATTTTATTTCAACATGAAGAACGGAGCATAGAGGCAGCCCGTCAAGTCGTTACGAAAGAACAAGAGCTACAAAATGCTCAAAACCTCATTGAAAGCTTAACTACGTTGTTAAAAGAAAAACAAGGTCGCTTACAAGAGGAAGAAGAGAATGCAAGCGTTAGGGAAGCTTACCGTCAGGAAATTGGTCGTTTGCAGCTTTTGGAAAAAGATATCTTGTCATTTTTGACGATTGAACAAGACGTCAAACGATTACATGCTTCTTTAGAAACGTTAAAGGAAAATAAAGGCAAGTATGAGAGCCAGTTAACAAAGGTTGAAGAACAACAGGAAAGCTTAGGTAAGGAAAAAGAAGTGATCAACGAAGCGAAGCTAAAGAAAGCTGAGGTCGCTGTTCAGATCTCATCTGAAGAGCGAATGTTAGAAAGAGTTACCCTTTTACTAACCAATAAAAAACAATTAATTACGCTAGAAAATCAATTTTCCAATACAGAAGATGATCGTGATGAGCTAGAAGAAACTATGACAGAGAAAAATGCAGCACTCGAAAGTTTGCTAGACTCGTGGAATAAAGGTCAAGCAGGACTGTTAGCACAACACCTCGGGGACGATCACCCATGTCCTGTGTGTGGAGCGACGGATCATCCGAACAAAGCGACAATTCACGGTGATATGCCAACAGAAGCACAAATTAAGGAAGCAAGGCAAGTGGTGAAGGAAGTAGAACTAGAGAAACAAAAAATTGACTCGCTTTATTATGAGGCAAAATCTAAATTTGAAACACAAATGGACCAAGTCATAAAACTAGCGGATGAGGTAAGTGAAAATCTTCCACAACCATTACGATCAGCTTCTCTTGAAGAACTACAGGAGCATTATGAAGACAAGTGTCAGCAGTTAAACCAGGAGTTAAAACAATTGGAAGAGAAAATTGGTTCTGCTCTAAAGGTGGATGAGCAAATTCAACTACTCGTGTCACAAGCTCAAAAAGTGAAGGAACTACTAACAAAATGCACGGATGAACATGAAAGCCTCTATACGTCCTATATCGAAAAACGTGGTGAATACAAGCGTTTAATTGATACGCTCCCGGAAGAACTACGTAACGAAAATGAATATAGACATCAGGTAGCTAGTCAACAACAACGTTTGAAGAAGCTCGAAACAGCGTACCAAGAGGCTCAAACAGCAGTGGCTGAGACAACGCGGAAAATCGCTTCAGTAGAAGGATCGCTTTCGTCCCTGCAAAAAGTGGTTACTGAATTAAAAGAACGCCAAAAAGAATTGCAGCAAACGTTTCAAGACAAACTTCAGGAGTTAGGATTTAGTTCGATCATCGATTATAGTGAAGGAAAGCTACCGGAGATTGAAGTCAAAAGATTAGCAGAAAAGGTACAGTCATATCGTGAGGAATTGCGATCTGTCACGGATCGTTATAACGATTTAGTGGTCCGTTTAACCAACATCGAAAAGCCTGACTTAGAGACATTAAACAATAAATTACAAGCAGTCCTTGGTGAAATCTCTGAATTGCAGGAGCAACGAAATATTCTCTACCATAAAGTACAGACCAACACGAATATTTATGAAACAATAGAAAGCATAAACAAGCAAATGGCTTCTGTTGAGGAAGAATACAAAACGGTTGGGGAACTAGCTGATATTGCAGCCGGGAAAAATACTTATCGGATTACATTTGAACGATTTGTATTGGCATCGTTTTTAGATGACATCATTAAAGCCGCAAACGCTAGATTAAATCGAATGACAAATGGACGTTATCAGCTGCAAAGAAAAACGGAACGTTCAAAAGGTAATGCCCAGAGTGGGTTAGAGTTATTAGCATTTGACCAATATACAGGCGGTTCTCGCCATGTAAAAACATTATCTGGTGGAGAGAGTTTTAAAGCATCTCTATCCTTAGCATTAGGTTTAGCAGATATTGTTCAGAGCTACTCAGGTGGAGTTTCAATGGAAACAATGTTTATTGATGAAGGCTTCGGAACATTAGATCCAGAGTCTTTAGAGAACGCCATTGAAACATTAATTGACATTCAAAGTACTGGGCGACTTGTAGGAGTGATCTCTCACGTTCCGGAATTAAAAGAACGTATTGATGCCCGATTTGAAGTAGCTTCTACTCAATCTGGTAGTGTTGTTAAGTATTATGGAGATACGGTATCTATGTAATTAGGTGTAAGAGGGTGTCCAAAAGCAGGGACACCCTCTTTTTTATATGGCGGCCATATATTCCACTAATTTCGTATTTTTTGGCTATCATGGATTAAACGTCCACTGTAATATTATTAGTCAATAACTGGACTTTCGTTGTATCTACAGCAAAAAGTTCACCAACTTTTCTTCCTACTTCCACAATTTTGAGCATTGTTTAGGAATGTGTTGGGAACAATTGCTATAATGTAAATAGTTTAAATTAAAGGGGTGTTAGTATGCCTATAGAAAAAGCAACATTTGCTGGAGGATGTTTTTGGTGCATGGTGAAGCCGTTCCACGAACAAGAAGGAATCCATAGTGTAACTGTCGGTTATACAGGTGGTCATACGGAAAAGCCAACATATAAAGAAGTATGTCAAGAAAACACGGGACATTATGAAGCAGTTCAAATTACATTTGATCCTGAACTGTATCCTTATGAAAAGTTACTAGATGTGTTTTGGAAACAAATTGATCCAACTGATCCAGGCGGTCAATTTGGAGATAGAGGCCAGTCGTATCAAACAGCTATCTTTTACCATAGCAAAGAACAAGAGGAGAAAGCAGAACACTCTAAGAAACAACTCGAGGAAAGCGGAAGATTTACAAAGCCAATTGTAACAGCAATTCTTCCTGCAAGTACGTTCTATGTTGGTGAAGACTACCATCAAGATTATTATAAGAAAAACCCGGCTCATTATTCGTTATATAGTGTTGGCTCAGGCCGAGTCGGGTTTATTAAGACACATTGGGAGGACGAGAATAATGAGTGAAGAGTTAAAAAAGCGATTAACGCCAATGCAATATGAAGTTACACAGCGAAATGGGACAGAACCACCGTTTCAAAATGAGTATTGGAATAAAAAGGAAGAAGGTATTTACGTAGATATTATCAACGGCGAACCCCTATTTTCATCGACGGATAAGTTTGACTCGGGTTGTGGTTGGCCAAGTTTCACCAAACCACTTTCAGAAGATCTCATCGTTGAAAAAAGTGATTTAAGTCATTTTATGATTCGAACTGAAGTGCGCACAAAAAGCTCTGACTCACATTTAGGTCATGTGTTTAATGACGGGCCACCGCCAACTAATCTCCGCTATTGTATCAATTCAGCAAGTTTAGATTTCATATCAAAAGAGCAGCTTAGTGAAAAAGGGCTTGGTCAATACTTAGAGCTTTTTAAATAGATGAATGAGTAAAAGAAAGGACAGTATCGATACTGTCCTTTTACATGTGTATTGTCATATTCAACAGTAGCTATACATAAGATTTCCTATACTATTCTTTCAGGGAATAGTATATAGTGTTATTTTTCTGACTATTCAAACAAATCATGGAAACAAATCTAACGAAAATGGAGTGTTGTTATTCATGGCAAAAAGGAAGCGTATCAGAAAAACAATTCGTATGGTAATTCGTGAAGCAAAAAGAGAACAGAAAGAGCAAACGCAGAATACAAAATCATTGTTACAACAGAAAGGCAATTTTGAAGAGTAACATCAGAGACATATGTTTAGTGCTAGAGATTAATAAAAGCCTGCATTCAGTCGAATGCAGGCTTTACTAAGTTATGTATGGTGTCCCGCTCTGACGTAACTCCTAGTGTCTCAATACCCGCTCTCAAGCAGGTGGGTATCCTCGGTTATTGTTCCAACTTCCAATTAGCTTACTTGGCTTGTTGTCCGAATAACTATGTGAATTCCCTTTAACAATGCATCGGTTTGAGACATCTTAAGTCACGCTCATCGCAGGATGTTGTAGAACCGTTTTCTTATATTTATATATTAATATAGATTTGTGGCGGAGGCAATAGTTACTTCTTGCCAAAAATACAGTAAAGATTGGTAGCAATATTACCATGGATTTTGTTGTTACCATATCCAGATTAAGGTACTATCTTATTATCATATGCTTTTTTTTCTGAATTTTTTACTAAACTTAAAGGTGGGGATCGTATGTTTATGTTTGAGACAGACAGACTAGTGTTACGTCCGTTCGAGGAAAAAGATGCTCCTGCGGTACAGACATTAACCAGTAATATTGAATTGGCTCGGACGACACTACATATTCCATACCCATACCCGGCAGGTTATGCTACTCATTGGATCGCCAGTTGTAAAGATAGATTGAAAAAAGGTAATAGTTATTCGTTTGCGATTATCTTAAAAGAGACAACGGAATTAGTTGGCTGCATCACCTTAACCGTCGCTTTAAATCATAAACGAGGCGAAATTGCCTATTGGATAGGGAAACCTTATTGGCACAACGGTTATGCGACAGAGGCTACAATAAGAATCATTGAATTTGCATTTCATCAACTTCAACTAAATCGTGTTTGGGCGTGTGTAATGACAAAAAATAAAGCTTCGATAGAGGTAATGAAAAAGTCTGGTCTATTATATGAAGGTACGTTTCCACAACATGTCCTTAAGTGGGAACAGTATGAGGACGTTTCTTACTATGGGATTTTAAAAGACCAATATGAAAAAATAAGTTAGGCAGTATGGGAAACCAAGGGATTAATCCAAAAATATGTTCTAACGATAGATTAGGGTTATCTTACTTAGATAGAAGCGGATTTTGAGTAGTTATGGCGAACATATGGTAAAATGCAAGAAAGTATTTTGTAGGAGGATAAAATGAATGAAGCCTATCATTGTTGATCAAGTTGAAGAATTATTAAATAACTTTAAAGATAAGCCAATATACTTACATTTAGAAACGACCAACGGAGCTTATGCGGCGCATCGTAACGAAGGGATGATGACGGTTAGTGCATTTATTCGCAACGGAAAAATTCAGTTTTCACACGGCAAAATCACAGGGAGTCACCCTTACCGTGTAGGACTTAAGCTAGAGGATGGCTGGGTTTATGCTCAAGGGCTGACTGATTGGGAAGTTACGTCAGACGGTCAGATTCTGCTCGCTGGACATGATAGTGAAGGTAGAATAGCGATTTCATTACAATTGAGCGAAAAACCATTTAACTAGTAGAGGGAAAGAAGGGATAGACAATGAAAGAAAATCATGTTCTAGTTGTATTTCCTCACCCAGACGATGAATCATTTGGTCCGGGTGGTACAATTGCTGAATATACACAATCCGGGATCCCGGTAACATACGCTTGTTTAACATTAGGGGAAATGGGGCGGAATATGGGCACGCCGCCATTTGCAAATCGTGAAACCCTTCCTTTATTAAGAAAAGAAGAGCTTGCAGATGCATGTGCTATTTTAGGCATAAACGATTTACGCATGCTTGGATACAGAGACAAGACGGTTGAATTTGAAGATGAAGATAAGGTTATTGCCTCAATTAAAGAGATTATTAACGAGATTAAACCATCATTAATTATTACACATTACCCTGGACATGGGGTGCATCCTGACCACGATGCAACAGGCCATGCAACAGTAGAGGCTGTTCGTCAGCTACCAGTAGCTGAGCGTCCTACCGTCCATTGTATGGCAATTACAAAAGAACGGGAAAGAGTTCTTGGAAAGCCAGATGTAGTGAAAGACGTCAGCGAAACGATGGATACAAAAATAGCTGCCATTAAAGCGCACCGTTCGCAAACAGAAGCTATCTTCAAACAAAGCAGCAATCAAAAAGTTAACTTAAGAAATTGGTTAACTGAAGAACAATTCTGGACTTACCGTTTTTAAAGAGGCTCTTTTCGTAAACATTGCTCCTGCGGTTACTCGTCGCACAAAAAAAACATTGCTCCTGCGGTTACTCGTCGCACAAAAAACTGTGGCTTTTTTATCCTAAAATAATCGGAAAAATACTCTAGATGAGGAAGTCAGCCAATAAATTATGTAAGAAAAGAGCTGTACTTACTAAATTAGTGGTAAATTCTTAGTAATTTGTGTAAAAATCCGGCTTTTTGGATTTTTACGAAGAAACAAACTTTGCGAAAACAGCTTTTTAAAAAAAGGTAGCACTTCTCTAATGCCTACGCATGATGAAAAGTACTACCTTTTCTTTTAGATTTCGTCAAAATTACCCCTAATCATCGTTAGTAATTGTGAGTATGCATCTTCATCTTCAAAAAATTCAGGGTACCATTCACTTTCAATCCATTGAATTAACTGCTCTTTATTTTGAAAAACCTCGCCACTCGTATCGGAGTTTCGTAACATATATTTTCCGTTATCTTCGTCGATAGTAACTAAACAAGGGATCGCACCATCTTTAGCCTTAATAATAAATTCCATGTTTTCAGTGACCTCCTTCCTGTGTAACAATTTTAGCTTTTGTCATAGACTATTTTTTCATGAGA
This window contains:
- a CDS encoding AAA family ATPase, which translates into the protein MRPLKLTMQAFGPYATKQEVDFTKLGEKTMFVVSGPTGAGKTTIFDGISFAIYGKASGDDRSGADLRSQFTQDDTLTEVSLVFELRGKRYLIIRSPQQEKRKSRGEGTTTINSKAELYELKEDENQLLASNVREVDEKVDEIMKIDCHQFRQIMMIPQGEFRKLLVSESKDKEKILQKLFHTEHYKGIEDKLRESAAHLRKQVERSMLERKSYIDRIQSQGNEKLGELLQSEHVNIKDLLQELKMVIEEDQGSLTNFASTITSKEELRKLIETEIHHGNSLLEQMELKDQLLELKQKLEARQPDFQKIVEAIQLAEKAAILFQHEERSIEAARQVVTKEQELQNAQNLIESLTTLLKEKQGRLQEEEENASVREAYRQEIGRLQLLEKDILSFLTIEQDVKRLHASLETLKENKGKYESQLTKVEEQQESLGKEKEVINEAKLKKAEVAVQISSEERMLERVTLLLTNKKQLITLENQFSNTEDDRDELEETMTEKNAALESLLDSWNKGQAGLLAQHLGDDHPCPVCGATDHPNKATIHGDMPTEAQIKEARQVVKEVELEKQKIDSLYYEAKSKFETQMDQVIKLADEVSENLPQPLRSASLEELQEHYEDKCQQLNQELKQLEEKIGSALKVDEQIQLLVSQAQKVKELLTKCTDEHESLYTSYIEKRGEYKRLIDTLPEELRNENEYRHQVASQQQRLKKLETAYQEAQTAVAETTRKIASVEGSLSSLQKVVTELKERQKELQQTFQDKLQELGFSSIIDYSEGKLPEIEVKRLAEKVQSYREELRSVTDRYNDLVVRLTNIEKPDLETLNNKLQAVLGEISELQEQRNILYHKVQTNTNIYETIESINKQMASVEEEYKTVGELADIAAGKNTYRITFERFVLASFLDDIIKAANARLNRMTNGRYQLQRKTERSKGNAQSGLELLAFDQYTGGSRHVKTLSGGESFKASLSLALGLADIVQSYSGGVSMETMFIDEGFGTLDPESLENAIETLIDIQSTGRLVGVISHVPELKERIDARFEVASTQSGSVVKYYGDTVSM
- a CDS encoding GNAT family N-acetyltransferase, whose protein sequence is MFMFETDRLVLRPFEEKDAPAVQTLTSNIELARTTLHIPYPYPAGYATHWIASCKDRLKKGNSYSFAIILKETTELVGCITLTVALNHKRGEIAYWIGKPYWHNGYATEATIRIIEFAFHQLQLNRVWACVMTKNKASIEVMKKSGLLYEGTFPQHVLKWEQYEDVSYYGILKDQYEKIS
- a CDS encoding YojF family protein, producing MKPIIVDQVEELLNNFKDKPIYLHLETTNGAYAAHRNEGMMTVSAFIRNGKIQFSHGKITGSHPYRVGLKLEDGWVYAQGLTDWEVTSDGQILLAGHDSEGRIAISLQLSEKPFN
- the bshB2 gene encoding bacillithiol biosynthesis deacetylase BshB2, coding for MKENHVLVVFPHPDDESFGPGGTIAEYTQSGIPVTYACLTLGEMGRNMGTPPFANRETLPLLRKEELADACAILGINDLRMLGYRDKTVEFEDEDKVIASIKEIINEIKPSLIITHYPGHGVHPDHDATGHATVEAVRQLPVAERPTVHCMAITKERERVLGKPDVVKDVSETMDTKIAAIKAHRSQTEAIFKQSSNQKVNLRNWLTEEQFWTYRF